A single window of Anopheles moucheti chromosome 2, idAnoMoucSN_F20_07, whole genome shotgun sequence DNA harbors:
- the LOC128305516 gene encoding CDP-diacylglycerol--glycerol-3-phosphate 3-phosphatidyltransferase, mitochondrial isoform X2, which yields MIRRLFSTLIADYPPAGEFLPSAPQPSNRQPSGGGAEVVPPAFRTNSLQSLSWLHAISPCFPVSGDCIEVIREPSTFYNTLLDKCSVARRRIMLASLYLGTGNLETQLVAAIHENLRNNVQLKVDVLLDFTRGTRGVRNSQTTLMPLVEETDNFRLSLYHTPVLRGLTKRLAPPRWNELLGIQHMKLYLVDDTVIISGANLSNDYFTNRQDRYVMIEDRRLADFYANFLSKVQEFSLTVGRDGATRMHDTWTMLPYKCAQLEFATEARDRIRTYFRSVMEEQRAVCEREDAQHADTWIFPLIEMGQLGIHHDSLATKQLLSGCLAGSQLRLATGYFNLTETYMNTLTNDCQAQCNILMAHPNANGFLGAKGPAGGIPAAYSLLARKFLEMLKSSGQSHRVELLEYERAGWTYHAKGLWYYLPDSPLPNVTLIGSSNLGERSVNRDLEAQVCVVTNNANLQRKLETEYQNLLQHAATAETELINRPVPRWVRAVVGLFRNFF from the exons ATGATCCGCCGACTATTCAGTACACTCATCGCGGATTACCCTCCGGCGGGAGAGTTTTTACCTTCAGCGCCTCAACCTAGCAATAGGCAACCGTCCGGAGGTGGAGCGGAAGTGGTACCTCCGGCTTTTCGCACTAATTCGCTACAATCCTTGAGCTGGCTGCACGCTATTTCCCCCTGCTTTCCAGTGTCAGGCGATTGTATAGAGGTCATCCGTGAGCCCAGCACGTTCTACAACACGCTGCTAGACAAATGTTCCGTCGCGCGTCGTAGAATCATGCTCGCCAGTCTATACCTTGGCACGGGTAACCTTGAAACGCAACTAGTTGCCGCAATCCATGAAAATCTGCGTAACAACGTACAGCTGAAGGTGGACGTCCTGTTGGACTTCACGCGAGGTACACGTGGTGTGCGCAATAGTCAAACCACCCTAATGCCCTTGGTGGAAGAGACGGATAATTTCCGCCTTTCGCTCTACCATACGCCAGTTCTGCGTGGACTCACGAAACGGCTCGCTCCACCGCGATGGAACGAGCTGCTCGGTATACAGCACATGAAACTGTACCTGGTGGATGACACGGTTATTATTTCCGGTGCGAATCTGTCGAACGATTACTTCACCAATCGGCAGGATCGGTACGTGATGATCGAAGACCGACGACTTGCCGACTTTTACGCCAACTTCCTGTCGAAGGTGCAAGAGTTTAGTCTGACGGTTGGACGTGATGGTGCTACCAGAATGCACGACACCTGGACTATGCTGCCGTACAAGTGTGCGCAGCTCGAGTTTGCAACTGAAGCGCGAGACCGCATCCGAACCTACTTCCGGAGCGTGATGGAGGAACAGCGAGCGGTTTGTGAGCGGGAAGACGCACAACATGCGGACACGTGGATATTTCCACTGATCGAAATGGGACAACTCGGAATTCATCATGACAGTTTGGCCACGAAGCAATTGTTGTCCGGGTGTTTAGCTGGTTCGCAGCTACGGTTAGCAACGGGGTACTTCAACTTAACGGAGACGTACATGAACACACTGACGAATGATTGCCAAGCACAATGTAATATCTTAATGGCACACCCGAAC GCTAATGGATTTCTCGGAGCAAAGGGACCAGCAGGCGGTATACCAGCTGCATACTCCCTGCTAGCTCGCAAATTTCTCGAGATGCTAAAATCCTCCGGTCAAAGCCATCGGGTGGAATTGTTAGAGTACGAACGGGCCGGGTGGACGTACCACGCGAAGGGTCTGTGGTACTATCTACCCGATTCGCCCCTCCCGAACGTCACCCTGATCGGTTCATCCAACTTAGGTGAACGGTCCGTCAACCGTGATCTTGAGGCCCAGGTCTGCGTGGTCACCAACAACGCCAACCTGCAGCGTAAGCTCGAAACAGAGTATCAAAATCTGCTGCAACACGCGGCCACAGCCGAAACGGAACTGATCAACCGACCGGTACCCCGCTGGGTTCGTGCCGTCGTCGGTCTGTTTCGGAACTTTTTCTAA
- the LOC128305516 gene encoding CDP-diacylglycerol--glycerol-3-phosphate 3-phosphatidyltransferase, mitochondrial isoform X1 translates to MSVIDFLLSWQIILQPLLKMIRRLFSTLIADYPPAGEFLPSAPQPSNRQPSGGGAEVVPPAFRTNSLQSLSWLHAISPCFPVSGDCIEVIREPSTFYNTLLDKCSVARRRIMLASLYLGTGNLETQLVAAIHENLRNNVQLKVDVLLDFTRGTRGVRNSQTTLMPLVEETDNFRLSLYHTPVLRGLTKRLAPPRWNELLGIQHMKLYLVDDTVIISGANLSNDYFTNRQDRYVMIEDRRLADFYANFLSKVQEFSLTVGRDGATRMHDTWTMLPYKCAQLEFATEARDRIRTYFRSVMEEQRAVCEREDAQHADTWIFPLIEMGQLGIHHDSLATKQLLSGCLAGSQLRLATGYFNLTETYMNTLTNDCQAQCNILMAHPNANGFLGAKGPAGGIPAAYSLLARKFLEMLKSSGQSHRVELLEYERAGWTYHAKGLWYYLPDSPLPNVTLIGSSNLGERSVNRDLEAQVCVVTNNANLQRKLETEYQNLLQHAATAETELINRPVPRWVRAVVGLFRNFF, encoded by the exons ATGAGCGTAATCGATTTTCTCCTCAG TTGGCAGATTATACTACAACCTTTGCTGAAGATGATCCGCCGACTATTCAGTACACTCATCGCGGATTACCCTCCGGCGGGAGAGTTTTTACCTTCAGCGCCTCAACCTAGCAATAGGCAACCGTCCGGAGGTGGAGCGGAAGTGGTACCTCCGGCTTTTCGCACTAATTCGCTACAATCCTTGAGCTGGCTGCACGCTATTTCCCCCTGCTTTCCAGTGTCAGGCGATTGTATAGAGGTCATCCGTGAGCCCAGCACGTTCTACAACACGCTGCTAGACAAATGTTCCGTCGCGCGTCGTAGAATCATGCTCGCCAGTCTATACCTTGGCACGGGTAACCTTGAAACGCAACTAGTTGCCGCAATCCATGAAAATCTGCGTAACAACGTACAGCTGAAGGTGGACGTCCTGTTGGACTTCACGCGAGGTACACGTGGTGTGCGCAATAGTCAAACCACCCTAATGCCCTTGGTGGAAGAGACGGATAATTTCCGCCTTTCGCTCTACCATACGCCAGTTCTGCGTGGACTCACGAAACGGCTCGCTCCACCGCGATGGAACGAGCTGCTCGGTATACAGCACATGAAACTGTACCTGGTGGATGACACGGTTATTATTTCCGGTGCGAATCTGTCGAACGATTACTTCACCAATCGGCAGGATCGGTACGTGATGATCGAAGACCGACGACTTGCCGACTTTTACGCCAACTTCCTGTCGAAGGTGCAAGAGTTTAGTCTGACGGTTGGACGTGATGGTGCTACCAGAATGCACGACACCTGGACTATGCTGCCGTACAAGTGTGCGCAGCTCGAGTTTGCAACTGAAGCGCGAGACCGCATCCGAACCTACTTCCGGAGCGTGATGGAGGAACAGCGAGCGGTTTGTGAGCGGGAAGACGCACAACATGCGGACACGTGGATATTTCCACTGATCGAAATGGGACAACTCGGAATTCATCATGACAGTTTGGCCACGAAGCAATTGTTGTCCGGGTGTTTAGCTGGTTCGCAGCTACGGTTAGCAACGGGGTACTTCAACTTAACGGAGACGTACATGAACACACTGACGAATGATTGCCAAGCACAATGTAATATCTTAATGGCACACCCGAAC GCTAATGGATTTCTCGGAGCAAAGGGACCAGCAGGCGGTATACCAGCTGCATACTCCCTGCTAGCTCGCAAATTTCTCGAGATGCTAAAATCCTCCGGTCAAAGCCATCGGGTGGAATTGTTAGAGTACGAACGGGCCGGGTGGACGTACCACGCGAAGGGTCTGTGGTACTATCTACCCGATTCGCCCCTCCCGAACGTCACCCTGATCGGTTCATCCAACTTAGGTGAACGGTCCGTCAACCGTGATCTTGAGGCCCAGGTCTGCGTGGTCACCAACAACGCCAACCTGCAGCGTAAGCTCGAAACAGAGTATCAAAATCTGCTGCAACACGCGGCCACAGCCGAAACGGAACTGATCAACCGACCGGTACCCCGCTGGGTTCGTGCCGTCGTCGGTCTGTTTCGGAACTTTTTCTAA
- the LOC128305543 gene encoding delta(3,5)-Delta(2,4)-dienoyl-CoA isomerase, mitochondrial, with protein MNKVAFGAIFSTLKTMVRPGVPIARNLCATATSSGDVPEKYSFKTLKLTTPSPFVVHVEFNRPDRMNAFNRQLWTEIKDCFDQLHNDPDCRVVVLSGGTSKHFTAGIDLFDMMKLGQQLGAIEEVGRRGRLLEGTIKLYQDCISSLEQCYKPVIVAIHAACIGAGLNLITAADIRYCTRDAFFSLKEVDIGLAADVGALQRFPRVVGNQSWVRELSFTARKFASDEAFNHGLVSRIFDNREELMQGAMKLAEDIASKSPIAVQGTKKNLVFSADHTVQEGLDHIRGINMLNLQSEDFLNAIMASQSKETPVFAKL; from the exons ATGAATAAAGTTGCCTTTGGTGCTATTTTCTCCACTCTCAAAACGATGGTCCGACCAGGAG TACCGATCGCTCGCAATCTATGTGCAACGGCTACAAGTTCCGGCGATGTGCCCGAGAAATATAGTTTTAAAACGCTTAAGCTAACGACGCCGTCCCCGTTCGTGGTGCACGTCGAGTTCAATCGTCCCGATCGTATGAACGCCTTCAATCGGCAGTTGTGGACGGAAATCAAGGATTGTTTTGATCAGCTGCACAATGATCCCGATTGCCGGGTGGTGGTACTATCAGGCGGTACCTCCAAACACTTCACGGCTGGCATTGACCTGTTTGATATGATGAAGCTGGGCCAGCAGTTAGGTGCTATCGAGGAAGTGGGACGACGTGGTCGCCTGCTCGAGGGAACTATCAAACTCTACCAGGACTGTATCAGTTCGCTGGAGCAATGCTATAAACCGGTAATCGTTGCTATACATGCTGCTTGCATCGGTGCGGGCCTCAACTTGATCACGGCGGCCGATATCAGGTATTGCACTCGTGATGCTTTTTTCTCGTTGAAAGAGGTGGATATAGGTTTGGCGGCCGACGTTGGTGCATTGCAACGATTCCCACGTGTCGTCGGTAATCAGAGCTGGGTGCGGGAACTAAGCTTTACCGCACGTAAGTTTGCGAGCGACGAAGCGTTCAACCATGGGCTAGTGTCTCGGATCTTTGACAATCGGGAAGAATTGATGCAAGGAGCGATGAAGTTAGCAGAAGATATCGCCAGCAAGAGTCCGATAGCTGTGCAGGGAACGAAGAAAAATCTCGTCTTTTCTGCTGACCATACGGTGCAGGAAGGGCTGGACCACATTCGCGGAATCAACATGCTTAACCTGCAGAGTGAAGATTTCCTGAACGCTATTATGGCTTCACAAAGCAAGGAAACGCCGGTGTTTGCTAAACTGTAA
- the LOC128305529 gene encoding P3 protein-like encodes MACPIYKLLLFIALLIIQVIATCKATLIANEDEQNNGGRVSSVDWEVTYSPPNLNMDMDTMRNVTVRIDHIKPTDLDDIRTIQLKSEREHVAWVENGTIVIEPLVASVAYNGSFSIVANFLGQTKLFVELVRKNGSTERLQSSTLPVTVIRPERVIDHVFTGSVILLISILYINFGAAMDVGALRQIVRRPVGPVIGFICQFVFMPLLSYGLGHLLFPDNYELQLGLFFTGVSPAGGASNIWTVALGGNLTLSIAMTTISTLAAFGMMPLWIFTLGRTIFQRANLVVPYSRIAYTAVGLVVPISAGLLIQRYCPRFSNLLVRILKPMSVILILFIVIFAIVTNLYLFELFSWQIILAGLGLPLIGYCFGFLASHLMRLPLADSLAISVETGIQNTGIAIFLLRFALEQPAADLTTVMPVSNAIMTPLPLLLLLIGLRIHERARRRAENSLIPKYDTNPVEALAS; translated from the exons ATGGCCTGCCCCATCTATAAGCTGCTGCTATTCATTGCCCTACTGATAATTCAAGTGATAGCCACCTGCAAAGCCACTTTAATAGCCAACGAGGATGAGCAGAATAACGGCGGCCGGGTGTCCAGTGTAGACTGGGAGGTCACTTATAGTCCGCCTAATCTTAATATGGATATGGATACGATGCGAAACGTAACCGTACGAATCGATCACATCAAGCCGACGGATTTGGACGACATTCGTACAATACAATTAAAAAGCGAGCGGGAACACGTGGCCTGGGTTGAGAACGGTACGATCGTTATTGAGCCCCTCGTCGCGTCTGTAGCGTACAATGGGTCGTTTAGCATCGTTGCGAACTTTCTTGGACAGACAAAACTTTTCGTTGAATTGGTGCGCAAGAACGGGTCTACCGAGCGGCTTCAATCGTCCACCCTTCCCGTGACCGTGATCCGTCCCGAACGCGTCATTGATCACGTCTTCACTGGCTCCGTCATACTGCTAATATCAATCCTGTACATCAACTTCGGCGCAGCGATGGACGTCGGAGCACTGAGACAGATCGTTCGTCGACCCGTTGGTCCCGTGATAGGATTTATCTGCCAATTTGTATTTATGCCACTGTTAAGCTACGGGCTGGGACATTTGCTTTTCCCCGATAACTACGAGCTCCAGCTTGGACTGTTCTTTACCGGCGTTTCTCCAGCCGGAGGTGCCTCCAATATCTGGACTGTAGCGCTGGGCGGGAATCTTACACTTTCCATTGCCATGACCACTATCAGCACGCTGGCAGCATTCGGTATGATGCCTTTGTGGATTTTTACCCTCGGTCGTACTATTTTCCAGCGCGCAAATCTTGTCGTACCGTACAGCCGCATTGCCTACACAGCCGTTGGGTTAGTTGTACCAATTAGCGCTGGGTTGCTCATACAACGTTACTGTCCCCGATTTAGCAACCTACTGGTACGCATTCTTAAGCCCATGTCCGTGATATTAATCCTGTTCATCGTCATATTTGCCATTGTCACCAACCTGTACCTGTTTGAGCTGTTCTCATGGCAAATCATCCTCGCTGGGTTGGGACTGCCGTTGATTGGTTACTGTTTCGGATTTCTGGCAAGCCACCTGATGCGTCTGCCTCTTGCTGATTCGTTAGCCATCTCCGTCGAAACGGGCATCCAGAATACCGGTATCGCGATCTTCCTGTTGCGCTTTGCCCTGGAACAACCGGCAGCCGATCTAACGACAGTTATGCCTGTCTCGAATGCAATTATGACACCGCTGCCTTTGCTCTTGCTTCTGATCGGTCTACGGATTCATGAACG AGCAAGACGACGGGCTGAAAACAGTTTAATACCGAAATACGATACGAATCCGGTAGAGGCACTAGCCTCCTAG
- the LOC128305551 gene encoding small nuclear ribonucleoprotein F produces the protein MATAMPINPKPFLNGLTGKPVIIKLKWGHEYKGFLVSVDGYMNMQLANTEEFVDGQNTGHLGEVLIRCNNVLYIRGIDDEDEEGEMRD, from the coding sequence ATGGCGACTGCTATGCCAATCAACCCGAAACCATTCCTCAATGGACTCACCGGCAAACCGGTAATCATAAAACTGAAATGGGGCCATGAGTACAAAGGGTTTCTGGTGTCTGTGGACGGTTACATGAACATGCAGCTAGCAAACACGGAAGAGTTTGTGGACGGGCAAAACACGGGACACCTTGGCGAGGTGCTGATTCGGTGTAACAACGTGTTGTACATACGGGGCATAGACGACGAAGACGAAGAAGGTGAAATGCGAGACTAA
- the LOC128297804 gene encoding TIP41-like protein → MASTAAQAPPQVSGADDLGPIRLPVDRETYQFNDWTIGYTKSHILKSVCINGDTCVAGEPGCCELCEYNFTLALPHLPDMVFHKNVLRISHSSGAQLEFNPLDALKLVRNEKLDLKVACSDEWRESRPEAAQTSDKVKPFDWTFTTEYSGTVNDRFRVEPTEQRIDMFKLMRKEEILFYHNLTLFEDELHDHGISLLSVKVRVMPSGFYILLRHFLRVDNVLLRSNDTRFHYEKGNDYMLKEFTHREAKVEQLKHIPPALFTNPDHIVDKLPVVRKVNEKLTIINEE, encoded by the exons ATGGCCTCTACAGCAGCACAAGCC CCTCCGCAGGTAAGCGGTGCAGACGATCTCGGACCCATCCGTTTGCCGGTGGATAGAGAAACGTATCAGTTCAATGACTGGACCATCGGCTACACCAAATCGCACATCCTCAAAAGTGTCTGCATCAATGGGGACACTTGTGTGGCCGGCGAGCCTGGCTGCTGTGAGCTGTGCGAGTACAACTTTACCCTCGCATTACCACATCTGCCCGACATGGTGTTTCACAAAAATGTGCTACGCATAAGCCATTCGTCCGGAGCACAGCTCGAGTTCAATCCACTCGATGCATTGAAATTAGTACGCAACGAAAAGCTCGACTTGAAGGTGGCCTGCTCCGATGAGTGGCGTGAAAGTCGCCCCGAAGCGGCACAGACCTCGGACAAAGTGAAACCCTTCGATTGGACGTTTACGACTGAGTATTCGGGCACGGTAAATGATCGTTTTCGAGTAGAACCGACGGAGCAACGTATCGATATGTTTAAGCTGATGCGTAAGGAAGAGATCCTGTTTTATCACAACCTGACACTGTTTGAAGATGAACTGCACGATCACGGCATATCGTTGCTTTCGGTGAAGGTACGCGTAATGCCGTCCGGGTTTTACATTTTGCTGCGCCACTTTCTGCGTGTCGATAACGTGCTGCTGCGCAGCAACGACACCCGGTTCCACTATGAAAAGGGCAACGATTACATGCTGAAGGAGTTTACGCATCGCGAAGCAAAGGTGGAACAGCTGAAACACATTCCACCGGCGCTCTTCACCAATCCGGACCATATCGTGGATAAGCTACCAGTCGTGCGAAAAGTGAACGAAAAGTTAACAATCATAAACGAGGAATAG